The following coding sequences are from one Cervus canadensis isolate Bull #8, Minnesota chromosome 4, ASM1932006v1, whole genome shotgun sequence window:
- the RAB3A gene encoding ras-related protein Rab-3A, whose amino-acid sequence MASATDARYGQKESSDQNFDYMFKILIIGNSSVGKTSFLFRYADDSFTPAFVSTVGIDFKVKTIYRNDKRIKLQIWDTAGQERYRTITTAYYRGAMGFILMYDITNEESFNAVQDWSTQIKTYSWDNAQVLLVGNKCDMEDERVVSSERGRQLADHLGFEFFEASAKDNINVKQTFERLVDVICEKMSESLDTADPAVTGAKQGPQLTDQQAPPHQDCAC is encoded by the exons ATGGCATCCGCCACAGACGCTCGCTATGGGCAGAAGGAATCTTCGGACCAGAACTTCGACTACATGTTCAAAATCCTCATCATCGGAAACAGCAGCGTGGGCAAGACATCTTTCCTCTTCCGCTACGCAGACGACTCCTTCACGCCTGCCTTTGTCAGCACTGTAGGCATCGACTTCAAGGTCAAGACCATCTACCGAAACGATAAGAGGATCAAGCTGCAGATCTGG GACACAGCAGGGCAAGAGCGGTACCGGACCATCACGACAGCCTACTACCGGGGCGCCATGGGCTTCATCCTCATGTACGACATCACCAATGAGGAGTCCTTCAATGCGGTGCAGGACTG GTCAACCCAGATCAAGACCTACTCATGGGACAATGCCCAGGTGCTGCTGGTAGGGAACAAGTGTGACATGGAGGACGAGCGGGTCGTGTCGTCGGAACGTGGTCGACAACTGGCAGACCATCTGG GGTTCGAGTTCTTTGAGGCAAGCGCCAAGGACAACATTAATGTCAAACAGACCTTTGAGCGCCTTGTGGATGTCATCTGCGAGAAGATGTCTGAGTCATTGGACACGGCCGATCCTGCAGTCACGGGCGCCAAGCAGGGCCCACAGCTCACGGATCAGCAGGCGCCTCCGCATCAGGACTGCGCCTGCTGA